One Mercenaria mercenaria strain notata chromosome 12, MADL_Memer_1, whole genome shotgun sequence DNA segment encodes these proteins:
- the LOC123534146 gene encoding stromelysin-3-like, producing MSKKDLPYKPNAAYIHKNQFADYQLYMFGGKYFWELNLYTDGITNGVMKIKTYWDYVPTKPDAMLQTKDGLIYVFKGKYYNKYDHRRVLLEKKRLIARDLLGAECL from the exons ATGAGCAAAAAAGACCTTCCCTACAAGCCGAATGCAGCATATATCCACAAGAACCAGTTTGCAGACTATCAGTTGTATATGTTCGGG GGCAAGTATTTCTGGGAGTTAAATCTGTATACAGACGGAATTACCAATGGTGTCATGAAGATTAAGACATACTGGGATTATGTACCAACAAAGCCAGATGCCATGCTACAAACTAAGGACGGTCTTATTTACGTTTTCAAAGGCAAATA TTACAACAAATACGATCATAGACGGGTACTTCTAGAAAAGAAGAGACTGATAGCACGTGATCTTCTTGGAGCAGAatgtctataa